The genomic stretch ATTGTTTTGGTCATAAACATAATGAGTAAGCAGGGATCAGGTCGATAGTCAAAACATGgaacatgtttaaaacataaatcacGAGCAGTCATGTTCATATTCTGATAAGATTTGTAACTAGCATTGATATCAATTCATAAGATTGATTGACTATCAGCAAGAGGACATTTCTCAGTTCAGTAGTCAAGGAGCTTGATATAATTCAGTATATGACAAAGAAGTCAGAACTGGGGAGTTGAGTCACTACATTAAGAACAGGAGTAAAGCGCGTTAAGGCAATTTGCCAATAGTAAagggtcccccccccccccccccatgggtAACAAGCTCAATAGTGATGACCATGCTAGTAAGCATTGTGGTAATCattacattgataattttggtcCAACGAGCATTGGTATCGAGTATCGATAAGAGTAGTCACTGACCATAAGTTTATCATTGTTTCTGGGGGCAGGGTAATGGGTTAATATAACATAGCTTTGATCGGAGGCAGTaatcggctcgagtggattttgcaagattgGATCTCAGgtggcgcgcaagcgccgagagTGATCCGACTATGCAAAATCCACAAgaccgaatacaaagtcccagatgtACTACTGTTTAAATGACCCTTTTATATAGACCTTTACCactttaactttgttttttttttttccttgaaCGCGAAATCATATATCCATGTTTTAATTGATATAAATGGAacatagtgaagtttttatgtcgCTTTTTACAGAAATGGTACGTCATGCATATTAGAATAATAAGTCCGGAGCATACTATACAGAAGGTTACAATACGGAAATTAAAAGGTAGCAATACGGAATTGTTGTCGtctgttcaatttattttttaattcagatttttttacagaattatataggcataaaataaaatcattaccgTGATACAGGGAGTCCAGTTACTATCACAACATTAAAAAAGAATGATGCAGCTAGCATTTGATTTAGTAATGTATTGATTTTTAGTAAATGTATTGATTAAAGTAGCGGCCGTGGGTATAAATTCTTACATTTATCAGGTAGATAGAATGTTAGGATCTCATTACATAATGAGAGTAGTACTCAATCTGCATATTTATTACTCCATGATATTTATAACGATTCAGGAGCAATGGTTTTCAATTCATTTTTGATAACAGTGAACACTGGTATTAATTATTATATTGATCATGGTAGCTACTACTACTGATCATAAACAGAAACATCTAAACAGGTATAAGCGCTAACCAAATATATCAGGAAGTAATGGGTCTTATTCAACATCGATTGGTGCAGTTAGCGAGCATGTGTATTATTCATTACATTGATAAGGGTTGTCAGGGAGCATGTCGTATTGAAAAATAGTGTAGTAATCAGCGAACCATATTATAATGATTAGACTATTTCGGGAAAATGTGTAATTCATAATTGTATTGTCAGTATGGGTATCATCAAATTGAGAATTGGTATACAGTTATAACATTGGTAAGACTACCCAAGAGCAtggtttttatcaaaacattgacAGTTCGATAACGGGCCATGgtctttttatgatgaaataaaaggaTTAGGTAGCAGCATGTCCATAGACATCGCATTAATAAGAGTATTCAGGATAAATGTATATGTCCCTGGCATTGATAAGATAGTAAGCGTCATTGGAAATCTCAATTTAAGTCAGGGAGCCATATTGGTAATACTCGTTACATGCTTATTGTTAACTGTGAAGATTAATCGTATTCATTCCTTGATAAGAGTAGTCAGAGGAGCAATCAGTATTCTCAATTTCATATTACATGAAAGGTTTTTTTTCAACTCACTTAACATAAGAACGTAAACACTCAGTTTGTAATAGTCTTCAGGGAGCATCAGTCGTTATCAGAAACTGGGCCAGCAAGCAATACATTGATAATTAACTGTCAGGATCACAGATAGTAGGCATGACAATTGGATAAAGATTAGTCAGAGATCCGCCTCGATAGCGTATGGGTAGAGCGTCCGCCTCAAGTGCGGGAGGTCTGTTTCGATTccgtcgcgtcataccaaagacgtaaaaatgtaCTGGAGTGGCCTTCCTCActcgcttggcgttcagcattaagagggtatgCTAGGACTGGTCCAGGCCCGttgttagtataatgtgactggttgaGTATCCTACGGTGTgttattccagtgaggcagcactataagaggcattgtgctcactgctacaagtagacaccgtcgtttatatgactgaacaattgttgacaaagacgttaaacccgaacacaggAGATGTCAGGGATAATAGGAAAAACAGTCACAATGATACAAACAGTCACTGAGCATTGGTTGTTATCATTTCATTGATAATTTTAGTTTGCTAAAATTGGtattagaaattatattgattgacATGGGTATTTATCATTAAATTAATTCGAGCAGGTACCAAGTATTTGCGtaaattatagcaatgataaGAGTAGTAAGGGAGCAAGAATATTAGTTACTAGTATTACAAATCTCTAATAAGGTTGTCAAGAATCGTAGGTATTAACCATTACATTGGTAGGTGGAGTCAAGGGTCATAGGTTTAAATTATAACACTGATAAGAGTAGTGAAGGAGCATAGGTATAAAATCATTATACTGATAGCAATAGTTAGCAAGCATGGATATTTGTCATTACACTGATAGGAGCGGTCAGCGAGTATGAGTTTTCATTGTTACATTAAGAACAGTCAGCAGGCATAGGCATTAGTAATTACACAAATAACAAGAAATGTCGGTAAGAcagtaagacagcgcgctccaccaCTCGGCGGTttgattgtaaaataaatatacgtCTCAATCAGAGatctctactttaaaaggaagatacatcaaggCGCATAGTTctatcaagaacacaaattagactTATTGGGagtgttaccacacatgcagatgacgatggttaaaatatattttgagtttcaaaaaatcattatcttgtatagtaccaaagttatgtccaaaaaacgaagtttgttaaaaacaaatgtatgaaaggggcataatgtgctcaaaaatacaaatcaaagtaATGAGGATTGTTagaacacatgcagatgatgatgataaagatgcattttaatagAATGGTAAGCGATCATTGGGGCATGTCGTCAGCGAGTATGGAATTTAATAATGGTATGACCTTTATAAGAATAGTCAGCGATCATGGGTTCAAACAAATACACTTAAACCATGGTATGAATCATAAACTTGATTAGAATTGTCACCTTTCACCTAAGAGTAACCAGAGCGATTAACCATTACCATGTTAAATTAGATTTTGGAATGTTTTCTGTAATACATTGTCTCACCTGTTCGATTTCCGTCCATTTTAAATTGAATGTTTTCACGTCGATTCCAGTTGTTGTCGATATATGTGCAAcctgtaaatgtaaattttacaaattgtgataatGGAAAGAATAATTATGTTATCTTTACAGAGGAATATTTATAGTAACTTGTTTAGCTTTATTTATGTGCAATTTTCTTTATAGTTACGTTGTCGTTAATTGCTATACTTTGATAAGACAATAGTCACTGCATTAAAGTTGATCTATATTTAAGCAtggtataaatataattattatatcaatgTGCTTTCACctcatttctaaaatgtttcagTCTTAACACATCCGCTTCTATACTTGTATCTGTTGCCTGCAGCGGGTCATTCCATTTAAATTTTGTGTTCAATCCACAAGTTTTCAGATTTCTCAGCAGACATATTATAAGCGTGATGTCAAAGTCGGCTGTCGATGGAAGTTTTCCACCTGCAGGTGGATACAGTAGATCATACTGGACTTGTGTAATTGTGTTCTGTCTCTTGAGAAGTGTAATTTTCGGTCTTTCTGTATTCAAGCATGCACTTAGAGAGATGTTCTGGACGTGGAGATTCTGGTCGagaatatttcttaatattaGAAGTCCGCCATCTATGATAAGCGTTTGTAGACGGAAAAGGTGAACACGGTTATTGGCATCAGCAGCTGccattttctttccatttaacTTTGTGGTTAATCCATATCTATAAAAGATAATTTGTAATTTGATATTGTTTTGGCAATAAATTAAATGctttatttatgaaatgattcatagcaaaaccatgttttaacagtgtttatCTTAGGTAAGTGAGTGTTTGCGCAATTGTGGTTTACGTTTAGGTGTGGCTGTTGTTAAGGAGCGCGGCTTTCCTTTTGCTTATAAGTCCTTGTTCAacttttaccctttttttacCTTATGGTTTCCTCCCCCTGCCCCCTGccccattttgccccttaccatttccttctcctcctatatttagcaaaaattccttgttggatgtttgaagcaatccgtctgaAATAGGTTtgccattacagcttctttttgttgtgggcctacgtGGCTCTGGGACTTTGTTTTTGGTGCTTTGTGCTTCCAGAGGGTCTGCCCTTACGTATTATCttttaaaaactatttctttctccagataaacaaaaaaaaagaaaatcaaactcATTATATAAGTTACTGTACCAATAccgctctatacacacgattattttactatatctGACCATTATCTAACTACACATGTATAGCTGCCATTCTTAAAATAACGCATACATTGCAGTTGGCTATGAAATTCAAAAGTTTCGTAaaactgcaacgttttacagaaaTTGAAGTTGCAATAAAACATCTGAAGGGATACGTATGACTTTCAGCCAACACCCCAAAGTACCAGtagaataaaaatcaaagaaccAGCCAAAAGTAATAACAGAAATTCAATcaaatcttcaaccgttagaaagtagtAAAGTCCTCTTTGTACACCCCTAAACAGCGATAGAAATGTATCGCAAAAATACATCTTGCGTTTTAAGCTGAAAATAGACaacgtaataataataataataataataataaaatatttttcatttatttttcataccCATAATTCTTATAGtgtttgtttagatttttttgccATAAAAGACATGTATTGCAGTCATACCCAGAATTGTGCAAATTCACCATTCTACTAAAAATGAAGTCAAATTTCCTAAAGTTTTTCTTCATgtttcggtattaccagaaaatttggAAATAATTATCATATCATAAAGACAAAGTTTATTGCTATATTGTTCATTGCAATTAACGAAATAATTTCTCGTGTAAACGAGATATGAAGTCGGCATGTAAAGATTTCATAGTTATGTGACAGGGTTATACGGATAATTTTCTTGTAATGACAGAATGTCTCGTAATTATGATATAATAACTACTTTTTATAATAACAATACAAATTCTTGTAATTACGAAATATTTTATCGTAAAAACGAGAATGAAGCCGCCATAATGATAATGATATTTCGCAATAACTGAATAAGACATTTTTTCCGAAAATAAATCTCTATCTATTGTAGAGATTGATGTAAAAATTCCATTTCCTGTTTTGCAAAATACCAGATATTAAACTAAAAATGGTATCTAAATAGCATTCGTATTCATTTTATTCATGTCTGTTATTTATACAGTTACTGTACAGAatagttatttaagaaatgatatattccAAATTGAATAAACTCATGTTTGAAGTTTAGATgaaaaggaattatatcacgaggagGTGTCAAAAcgtcaaacaatgattttattcacacGAAAatcactttttgagatatataatttcgatccaaacatgTTATGTAAGATAATTATGTACATCCTTGTCGATATCCATTTTTCCATCGCGGCACTATGCCGTGTAACGCCATGACGAAACAATTGTTACGtcagaaaaaatgaattgttgaataacacaattttcagacttctttgttaaataggaaaacaaatcgggtcgtgttagaataatattAACTCTTATGTTCTATTCCTGTTATATATGTGTCAATTATTCCCAATAATCATTCATGCATGACAAGAAAGAAactacatgagtgtcttttcacattgaatctattaaacgagttgaacaaaacaataaaatgcgaacctctgccaagcattttatcaattttctctttatctttttttcaacGAGTTAAATATATTCAATCTGGAAAGTCACTAAtatatgtaatattctttttataatattttatcttttccTATCGAAACATCAGAAATTCTACTTTTTTTAACTATTAAAAATGCTATACTTTAACGTTAACCGTGATCATTATGATATCTAGCATTCCATCTTTCATGTCTATTCGTATATTTTGGTTTATACATGAAATATCTTAACCGGTCACACAGGTATACATACATCGGCGCGTGACATATCTATAGCTGACCCGATCGAATGGGCATTGGTCAAACATACATTTAGAAAAAGGCTAATAATAACTATGTCCTCATGTCTAGACGGTTAAAGGTCACATAGTTGTTATAAAAGGATCTGCTGTATGAAATACAGAGAGAGGCTCGCGTGAGATTATTTCTGCACATTTTAGTTAACAGTCATATTACATTATAAAAACTGACAGTGTGTTTGTTGTTTTCAATCTCTTCTCGTTTCACATACATATGAGTTCTTGATTACCCACCAAAGACACAACGCGAAGGGACACTATTTTTTATCGATTACGTAACACGACTGTAAGCTAACAAAACCGGTTAATTTGACAAATGTTTCCTACACTTGAAATCACGTCGGCGTCAAAGATTTATTACACTTTCCTAAACTTCAGCCCTCGTGTTTGCAGTTTGCAACACGATTGACCACCAAACACCGTTACACAGACTCgaaacatcattttggagtcacagacaaaacACTTGCATGGATTTCATCATATCTTTGTGACCATTATCAAACTGAGTGAGTTGGTGAGTTGTCGACGACTATGTGTACCCCAGGGATCAATGCTTTGTCCAAAGAACTTTAttatgtacactaaacccgtgggtgccatatgcagacatCATGgacttatttatcatttctacgtcgatgactctcaattatacctatcctttaagccgatagaggcgagagctagaagtgaggctttgcgccgcattgagagttGTTTgtctgaaattgtctcgtggatgcattgcaatATGCTGAAGCTCAATAATGACAGAACGAAGGTAatgctattcacatcaaagcaTTACTAGATGATAATTTATAAATTGGTTCAGTAGTTTAAAGAAAATCGCCCTCCTAGAGCAGTCTATTTGTAGCTCTAACGGCAATGTTTTTGAAGTCCGAACTATACTGAAGTTTCTTTTAGCGTGTAGGTCTGTGTGACGTACAGCTTCTAGGTCATTCGTGTTTTCTTGTAGCAGGAAGCAAGATGCCCAGGTTTATAGTGCTGTCTAAATTGAATATCTCGCCGTAGACTCGTGACATATTATCCTATGATATCGCACAAAATCACGTTATATTGACACCGGGCTAATAAGTCTAAAAACTAACCTTTGAATGTTCAGGAAGCTTTTGCatcatttttagcttacctgagcaatgctcaggtgagtttttctgatcgctcgtaTCCCGCGTCCGTAGTATATCGTCTGtatgtcaacatttagattgtgtatgcgacagaggctgtagttttcaactgatattcatgaaattttgtcagaatgattaccttgataaaatctaggcctattatgaaaatggatcatctggggtcaaaaattagatcaaatcaaagaaaatctttgtgtatgcgatagaggctgtatttttgattgattttgatcaaaatgggtcatctgagatcaaaaacttggtcatcaggtcaaatcaaagaaataccttgtgtatgcgacagaggctgtatttttcaactgatcttcatgaaatttggttggaatgattgccttgattaaatctagttAGAATACGGCTCATCTgaggtaaaaactaggtcaagttatagaaaaatcttgtttatgcgatagagattttacaattgattttcatgaaatgtggtcagactgattgccttgataaaatctaggtcgagtgtgaatatgggtcatctggggtcaaaaagtaggttactagcctaaggtcaaatcaaagaaaaatattgtgtatgcgatagaggctgcatttttcaattgatcttcatgcagCTTTGGCAGAAATACTGTCTttgtaaaatctaggtcaagattgaaaacGGGCCaactgggttaaaaactaggtcactagttcaattcaaagaaaacccttgtgtatgcgacagaggctgtattttttatttgaccttcaTAAAACTAAGTCAGAATTATTGCATTGGTGAAacctaggtcgagtttgaattaaaactgggacgattactcggttaatcggatccgattcgattactaggtgaaaccggtttcgaTTTTACAAAACCGCTAATCGGTcttaaacaataaacatcacgaatcgtacttgatctttatatatttctttgaccagcacattgaCCCGCAGtgagtatatttccgctaaaacatgtcaatcaacatAATTAATAGTCTCGGATTCGCTTGTtgtgatatatctaaaataaaacacacccatatatattattatttttcaaactgCTTACAAACGATGAAGtccgtaagttcctaatgaagttAGCTGCTGGAATTACCTTGATTCCGTCATCAGAAAGAAAAAGatcattttcaatatggcggccgattaaccggttcagttcgatttcatacaaatgattaaccggtttcaaaattttgaaatcgtcacgggcctagtttgaatatggatcatctgggctcaaaaactaggtcactaggttaaatcaaagaaaaaacttgtgtatgtgatagagactgtattttttaattggtcttcatggaatttggtcagaacaATTGCCTTGAACAAAtctatttgaattaaaatatgagtcatctggggctAAAAGGTAGGTgcctaggtgaaatcaaagagaaaccttgagtatgcatagaggctgtattttttaattgatcgtcatgaaatttggtcagaacgagtcttgataaaatctaggtcaagtctgaatatgggtcattcttcctctaggctaccgaggcggtcagaTAGCAAAGCCATTACACGGGCGTTCTTCAAATAGGCTACCGAGGCTGTAAGAGA from Mercenaria mercenaria strain notata chromosome 16, MADL_Memer_1, whole genome shotgun sequence encodes the following:
- the LOC128549442 gene encoding uncharacterized protein LOC128549442, whose translation is MAAADANNRVHLFRLQTLIIDGGLLILRNILDQNLHVQNISLSACLNTERPKITLLKRQNTITQVQYDLLYPPAGGKLPSTADFDITLIICLLRNLKTCGLNTKFKWNDPLQATDTSIEADVLRLKHFRNEVAHISTTTGIDVKTFNLKWTEIEQVRQCITENIPKSNLTW